One region of Bradyrhizobium betae genomic DNA includes:
- a CDS encoding cytochrome c oxidase subunit 3, translating into MATAQGKHHDYHLVDPSPWPFVGSVSAFIMAVGAITWMHHMFSAAPIIFGVGTVGVLYTMASWWGDVIKEAQYKGDHTRVVQISHRYGMILFIASEVMFFVAWFWAYFNAALFPADAVHATRDAVFGCGLGTAAGACSAPGTWPPHGIETFDPWHLPLLNTLILLTSGTTVTWAHHALLENDRQGLKYGLILTVVLGALFTCVQAYEYSHAAFSFAGNVYGATFFMATGFHGFHVLVGTIFLLVCLFRAYAGHFTSKQHLGFEFAAWYWHFVDVVWLFLFLCIYVWGRGAETMAHAAH; encoded by the coding sequence ATGGCGACCGCGCAAGGCAAGCATCACGACTATCACCTGGTCGATCCCTCTCCGTGGCCGTTCGTCGGCTCCGTCTCGGCCTTCATCATGGCGGTCGGCGCGATCACCTGGATGCACCACATGTTCTCGGCCGCGCCGATCATCTTTGGTGTCGGCACCGTCGGCGTGCTCTACACCATGGCGAGCTGGTGGGGCGACGTGATCAAGGAAGCCCAGTACAAGGGCGACCACACCCGCGTTGTGCAGATCAGCCATCGCTACGGCATGATTCTGTTCATCGCCTCCGAAGTGATGTTCTTCGTTGCCTGGTTCTGGGCCTATTTCAACGCGGCGCTGTTTCCGGCCGATGCCGTTCACGCTACCCGTGACGCGGTGTTCGGCTGCGGCCTCGGCACAGCTGCCGGCGCCTGCTCGGCACCCGGCACCTGGCCGCCGCATGGCATCGAGACCTTCGATCCCTGGCATCTGCCGCTGCTCAACACGCTGATCCTGCTCACCTCCGGTACCACGGTGACGTGGGCGCACCATGCGCTGCTCGAGAACGATCGCCAGGGCCTCAAATACGGCCTGATCCTCACCGTCGTGCTTGGAGCGCTCTTCACCTGCGTGCAGGCCTATGAGTACAGCCACGCGGCGTTCTCCTTCGCCGGCAACGTCTATGGCGCGACCTTCTTCATGGCGACCGGCTTTCACGGCTTCCACGTGCTGGTCGGCACCATCTTCCTGCTGGTCTGCCTGTTCCGCGCCTATGCCGGCCACTTCACGTCCAAGCAGCATCTCGGTTTCGAGTTTGCCGCCTGGTACTGGCACTTCGTCGACGTGGTCTGGCTGTTCCTGTTCCTCTGCATCTATGTGTGGGGACGCGGTGCCGAGACCATGGCTCACGCCGCGCACTGA
- a CDS encoding DUF983 domain-containing protein has translation MNDTTGKSEPETTVLQSAMRGLACKCPRCGQGKLYAGFLTLAPACDRCGLDYAFIDTGDGPAIFIIMLAGAIVVGCALIVEVKYQPPYWLHAVLWLPLILATTLLPLRAMKSLLISLQFHHKAAPGRLVDRAK, from the coding sequence ATGAACGACACCACCGGCAAGTCCGAGCCCGAGACGACCGTCCTGCAAAGCGCGATGCGCGGGCTGGCCTGCAAATGCCCGCGCTGCGGCCAGGGCAAGCTCTATGCGGGTTTCCTGACCCTCGCGCCCGCTTGCGACCGTTGCGGCCTCGACTACGCCTTCATCGACACCGGCGATGGGCCTGCGATCTTCATCATCATGCTGGCCGGAGCGATCGTGGTCGGCTGCGCGCTCATCGTCGAGGTCAAGTATCAGCCGCCGTACTGGTTGCATGCGGTGCTGTGGCTGCCGTTGATCCTCGCCACCACGCTGCTGCCGCTGCGTGCCATGAAGTCGCTGTTGATCTCCCTGCAATTCCATCACAAAGCGGCGCCGGGCCGGCTGGTCGACCGCGCAAAATGA
- a CDS encoding SURF1 family protein — protein MNETARKPRVAGFALFTLFLTASFVALGVWQLQRRTAKHELVAALTERLAETPIALPPPAQWAALNPAHDEFRRVSFTATYAASPDAMVYSSGSAVRKDASGPGTWAFLPARLSTGEMVVIDAGFVENTMQDRSVEDRAVKKLVTGQTVALTGYLRFPEPPGWMTPAENRDKRLWFVRDHLAIASALGWGAVAPFYIDLERPAQENNIPRPGPLDVHLKDDHLQYAITWFALAGAVLIAFGVWARGRRPA, from the coding sequence ATGAACGAGACTGCGCGCAAGCCTCGCGTGGCCGGCTTCGCGCTGTTCACGCTGTTCCTGACCGCGTCCTTTGTCGCGCTCGGCGTGTGGCAGTTGCAGCGGCGGACCGCCAAGCACGAACTGGTCGCCGCGCTCACCGAGCGGCTTGCCGAGACGCCGATCGCGCTGCCGCCACCGGCGCAATGGGCCGCGCTCAATCCCGCGCACGACGAATTCCGCCGCGTCAGCTTCACCGCGACCTACGCGGCTTCGCCGGATGCGATGGTCTATTCGTCCGGCTCGGCCGTGCGCAAGGATGCCTCGGGCCCCGGCACCTGGGCCTTCCTGCCCGCGCGGCTCTCGACCGGTGAGATGGTCGTGATCGATGCGGGCTTCGTCGAGAATACGATGCAGGATCGCAGCGTCGAGGATCGCGCGGTGAAGAAGCTCGTGACCGGGCAGACCGTCGCGCTCACCGGCTACCTGCGCTTTCCCGAACCGCCGGGCTGGATGACGCCGGCGGAGAACCGCGACAAGCGGCTCTGGTTCGTGCGCGATCATCTCGCCATTGCCAGCGCGCTCGGTTGGGGCGCGGTTGCGCCGTTCTACATCGATCTGGAGCGGCCCGCGCAGGAGAACAACATCCCGCGTCCGGGCCCGCTCGACGTGCATCTGAAGGACGACCATCTGCAATATGCCATCACATGGTTCGCACTCGCAGGCGCGGTGCTGATTGCATTCGGCGTCTGGGCGAGGGGACGCCGCCCGGCATGA
- a CDS encoding nuclear transport factor 2 family protein, which yields MSDFDQMGIVVDWVDACRKGDLAMLLDLYADDAQVECTCNGTRRYRGRRELETYWGPRLSAYSSAGFGLEEINPVPYGIDLEYSVAGSLRIHASFRFSPEGKIHSTLCEPARQEPHAGCAC from the coding sequence GTGAGCGATTTCGATCAGATGGGAATTGTCGTCGACTGGGTGGATGCCTGCCGCAAGGGCGACCTCGCCATGCTGCTCGACCTCTATGCGGACGACGCTCAGGTCGAATGCACCTGCAACGGCACGCGACGTTATCGCGGACGGCGCGAGCTCGAAACCTATTGGGGCCCGCGGCTCAGCGCCTATTCCTCGGCGGGATTCGGCCTGGAAGAGATCAATCCCGTGCCATACGGCATCGATCTCGAATATTCCGTCGCCGGCTCGCTGCGCATCCACGCCTCGTTTCGCTTCAGCCCCGAAGGCAAGATCCACAGCACGCTGTGCGAACCGGCGCGGCAGGAGCCGCACGCCGGTTGCGCGTGCTAG